From a region of the Frankiales bacterium genome:
- the rodA gene encoding rod shape-determining protein RodA, whose product MTLAYPSAGVQRRRSTSVWRRMDWSLVVAALALSAIGSLLVWSATRGSQIDHGLDPDSFLKKQLVNVVVGIAFAVLVSRFDYRLLRAYTPFLWGASILGLLFVLVAGARINGAKAWIALPGGFTIQPAEFAKIAIILGMAMLLSEKRDAENEPRDIDVAYSLGVAGVPIALIMLQPDLGTVMVIACMVFGIIAVAGAKARWLVGILVGGALVAVVAVQVGLLKQYQLDRLTAFANPDANARTIGFNTQQARIAIGSGGLFGAGLFHGPQTQGHFVPENQTDFVYSVAGEELGFAGAVAIVLLLGLILWRAVRIALRASDLFGRLVASGVAVWIAFQAFENIGMNLGIMPVTGVPLPFVSYGGTSMFASWLAIGLLLNVHLRAQE is encoded by the coding sequence ATGACGCTCGCCTACCCCTCGGCCGGGGTGCAGCGTCGGCGGTCCACCTCGGTGTGGCGCCGCATGGACTGGTCGCTCGTGGTCGCGGCGCTGGCGCTGTCCGCCATCGGGTCGCTGCTGGTGTGGTCGGCCACGCGCGGCTCGCAGATCGACCACGGCCTCGACCCGGACAGCTTCCTCAAGAAGCAGCTCGTCAACGTGGTGGTCGGCATCGCGTTCGCCGTGCTCGTCTCGAGGTTCGACTACCGGCTGCTGCGCGCGTACACGCCGTTCCTGTGGGGTGCGTCGATCCTCGGGCTGCTGTTCGTGCTCGTGGCCGGCGCTCGGATCAACGGGGCCAAGGCGTGGATCGCGCTGCCCGGCGGCTTCACCATCCAGCCGGCCGAGTTCGCCAAGATCGCGATCATCCTCGGCATGGCGATGCTGCTGTCGGAGAAGCGCGACGCCGAGAACGAGCCGCGCGACATCGACGTCGCCTACTCCCTCGGCGTGGCCGGCGTCCCGATCGCGCTGATCATGCTCCAGCCGGACCTCGGCACCGTGATGGTCATCGCGTGCATGGTCTTCGGCATCATCGCGGTGGCCGGCGCCAAGGCGCGGTGGCTCGTGGGGATCCTGGTCGGCGGCGCGCTGGTGGCCGTGGTCGCCGTCCAGGTCGGGCTGCTCAAGCAGTACCAGCTCGACCGCCTGACGGCCTTCGCCAACCCCGACGCGAACGCACGCACGATCGGGTTCAACACCCAGCAGGCGCGCATCGCGATCGGGTCGGGCGGCCTGTTCGGTGCGGGCCTCTTCCACGGCCCGCAGACACAGGGCCACTTCGTGCCGGAGAACCAGACCGACTTCGTGTACTCGGTGGCGGGGGAGGAGCTCGGGTTCGCCGGCGCGGTGGCGATCGTGCTGCTCCTGGGGCTCATCCTGTGGCGTGCGGTGCGCATCGCGCTGCGCGCCTCGGACCTCTTCGGCCGCCTGGTGGCCTCCGGGGTCGCCGTGTGGATCGCCTTCCAGGCGTTCGAGAACATCGGGATGAACCTCGGGATCATGCCGGTCACCGGCGTCCCCCTGCCGTTCGTCTCCTACGGGGGCACGTCGATGTTCGCGTCGTGGCTCGCGATAGGCCTCCTGCTCAACGTGCACCTCAGGGCGCAGGAGTAG
- the mrdA gene encoding penicillin-binding protein 2, translating to MRGSGSRRPRAQVAWGGPRESCVTPGNPVAAHVVHASGPPDRSTTVRPTHRPEEPPPVSERSNLRLAVLGVLLLSLVVTLVGRLFFIQVVNAEVYTQKASANQYRYVVTPATRGLILDQLGRPIVANRTSLVVSVDRQVLADQKDHGVAVLSRLAKALGVTYTSLKYRLEICGPDAHERPPICWNGSPYQPIPVAKDISEDLALRIMEKRSDYPGVTAGLEAVREYESPYGMNAAHILGYLGPVNDTELQAQQAALDAGKNLPVASRLQRTDLIGRSGLEAEYDSALRGVPGVKQLSVNLSMDVTGTVSDTPSTPGDYLVTNIDAHLQSVVEQQLHEAILRARSQTVRGTSEHYKGDSGAAVVMDVTNGHVLALASYPSYDPSVWVGGISKKEYAKLTAPKANLPLISRATQGLFVPASTFKIVSASAALQNGYTPNQTYQCPSYLTIGGRKFSNFEGEAPGPVDLAKGLAVSCDTMWYQVAADMWLKDGGLHPTKPKDAIENMARAYGYGRKTGIDLPSESSGRVGGRDFTEANYLANKDNYCYRATHGYPEVKDRTKAAYWKALAIDNCKYGDLYQVGDEVNLAIGQGDTAVTPLQVATAFSALANGGTLYAPEIGKGLVSSSGKLVKVFKPKKTGRLPVSQANLAFLRSAFSEVTSKPYGTGYNPFVGFPLDKIPVAAKTGTGQASNGQQSTSWFATFAPANKPKYAVVMMVSQGGTGSGTSAPSVRKIYEALFGVNGSTVNPKKSVLVGGAPTTKLPQVRSDGTPVYPGMPKSVITPASTTAGAGATTAAGTATTGATAAPNDGASPDPSTTANGAVAVLPVLLGGGLLGRRARRRRRRPPPTPRLWSG from the coding sequence TTGCGCGGGAGCGGGAGTCGCCGCCCGCGAGCGCAGGTAGCCTGGGGCGGTCCGCGTGAGTCGTGCGTCACCCCCGGGAACCCCGTGGCGGCGCACGTCGTCCACGCCTCTGGACCCCCGGACCGGTCCACGACCGTCCGACCGACGCACCGACCCGAGGAGCCCCCACCAGTGAGCGAGCGGTCCAACCTGCGACTCGCGGTGCTCGGCGTGCTGCTCCTGTCGCTCGTGGTGACCCTCGTGGGGCGCCTGTTCTTCATCCAGGTCGTCAACGCCGAGGTGTACACGCAGAAGGCGTCGGCCAACCAGTACCGCTACGTCGTCACCCCGGCCACCCGCGGGCTGATCCTCGACCAGCTGGGCCGCCCGATCGTGGCCAACCGCACGTCGCTGGTCGTGAGCGTCGACCGGCAGGTGCTCGCCGACCAGAAGGACCACGGCGTCGCGGTGCTCTCGCGCCTGGCCAAGGCGCTCGGCGTCACGTACACCTCGCTCAAGTACCGACTCGAGATCTGCGGCCCGGACGCCCACGAGCGCCCGCCGATCTGCTGGAACGGCTCGCCCTACCAGCCGATCCCCGTGGCCAAGGACATCAGCGAGGACCTCGCCCTGCGGATCATGGAGAAGCGCTCGGACTACCCGGGTGTCACCGCCGGCCTGGAGGCCGTGCGCGAGTACGAGTCGCCCTACGGCATGAACGCCGCGCACATCCTGGGCTACCTCGGCCCGGTCAACGACACCGAGCTCCAGGCGCAGCAGGCGGCCCTCGACGCCGGCAAGAACCTGCCCGTCGCGAGCCGGCTCCAGCGCACGGACCTCATCGGGCGCTCCGGTCTCGAGGCCGAGTACGACTCCGCCCTGCGCGGGGTGCCGGGCGTCAAGCAGCTCTCGGTCAACCTCTCGATGGACGTGACCGGCACCGTCAGCGACACCCCGTCGACGCCGGGCGACTACCTGGTGACCAACATCGACGCGCACCTTCAGTCCGTGGTGGAGCAGCAGCTCCACGAGGCGATCCTGCGGGCGCGGAGCCAGACGGTGCGCGGCACCTCCGAGCACTACAAGGGCGACTCCGGCGCCGCCGTGGTCATGGACGTCACCAACGGGCACGTGCTGGCGTTGGCCTCCTACCCGAGCTACGACCCGTCGGTGTGGGTGGGCGGCATCTCCAAGAAGGAGTACGCGAAGCTCACCGCGCCCAAGGCCAACCTGCCGCTGATCTCGCGGGCGACCCAGGGCCTGTTCGTGCCGGCGTCGACCTTCAAGATCGTGTCGGCCTCCGCCGCGCTCCAGAACGGCTACACGCCCAACCAGACCTACCAGTGCCCCTCCTACCTCACCATCGGTGGCCGCAAGTTCAGCAACTTCGAGGGCGAGGCGCCCGGGCCCGTCGACCTCGCCAAGGGCCTGGCCGTGTCCTGCGACACGATGTGGTACCAGGTCGCGGCGGACATGTGGCTCAAGGACGGCGGCCTGCACCCCACCAAGCCCAAGGACGCCATCGAGAACATGGCGAGGGCCTACGGCTACGGGCGCAAGACCGGCATCGACCTGCCGAGCGAGTCGAGCGGGCGGGTCGGCGGCCGCGACTTCACCGAGGCCAACTACCTGGCCAACAAGGACAACTACTGCTACCGCGCGACCCACGGCTACCCCGAGGTGAAGGACCGCACCAAGGCGGCGTACTGGAAGGCCCTGGCGATCGACAACTGCAAGTACGGCGACCTCTACCAGGTGGGTGACGAGGTCAACCTCGCCATCGGCCAGGGCGACACCGCGGTCACGCCGCTCCAGGTGGCCACGGCGTTCTCCGCGCTCGCCAACGGCGGCACCCTGTACGCGCCGGAGATCGGCAAGGGGCTGGTGTCCTCCTCGGGCAAGCTGGTGAAGGTGTTCAAGCCCAAGAAGACGGGCCGGCTGCCGGTGTCCCAGGCCAACCTCGCGTTCCTGCGGTCGGCGTTCTCCGAGGTGACCAGCAAGCCCTACGGCACCGGCTACAACCCGTTCGTGGGCTTCCCGCTGGACAAGATCCCGGTCGCGGCCAAGACCGGTACCGGCCAGGCGTCCAACGGGCAGCAGTCGACGTCGTGGTTCGCGACCTTCGCGCCGGCGAACAAGCCCAAGTACGCCGTCGTCATGATGGTGAGCCAGGGCGGCACGGGCTCGGGCACCAGCGCGCCGAGCGTGCGCAAGATCTACGAGGCGCTCTTCGGCGTCAACGGCTCGACGGTGAACCCGAAGAAGTCGGTCCTGGTCGGTGGCGCCCCGACGACGAAGCTGCCGCAGGTCCGCTCCGACGGCACTCCCGTCTACCCGGGCATGCCGAAGTCCGTCATCACTCCTGCGAGCACGACCGCGGGCGCCGGCGCCACCACCGCGGCCGGCACCGCCACGACGGGCGCCACCGCCGCGCCCAACGACGGCGCCTCGCCGGACCCGTCGACGACGGCAAACGGCGCGGTGGCGGTGCTGCCGGTGCTGCTGGGCGGCGGCCTGCTCGGCCGCCGGGCGCGACGACGGCGCCGCCGACCGCCGCCGACGCCGAGGCTGTGGTCGGGATGA
- the mreD gene encoding rod shape-determining protein MreD, with translation MAWLRATLQVVLVLTALILELTVLPLLHLPGATPDLLAVTVIALGFVGGPVRGAVTGFLAGVLLDVVPPSDGVLGLTAVVFVVVGYLAGLLGVRERGAFLTVGLTGLLAAATTLGIAVVGGVVGDPRVSWDRVPGLVLTQLGYALVLAAFVVPLVTALWRRVDPPQTRYEPVR, from the coding sequence GTGGCGTGGCTGCGCGCGACGCTCCAGGTCGTCCTCGTGCTCACCGCGCTGATCCTCGAGCTCACGGTGCTGCCGCTGCTGCACCTGCCGGGGGCGACGCCGGACCTGCTGGCCGTCACGGTGATCGCGCTGGGGTTCGTGGGCGGACCCGTGCGCGGCGCCGTCACCGGGTTCCTCGCCGGCGTCCTGCTCGACGTCGTCCCGCCCTCCGACGGCGTGCTGGGGCTGACCGCGGTCGTCTTCGTGGTGGTCGGCTACCTCGCCGGCCTGCTGGGGGTGCGCGAGCGCGGCGCGTTCCTCACCGTGGGGCTCACCGGGCTGCTGGCGGCGGCCACCACCCTGGGGATCGCCGTCGTGGGCGGCGTGGTGGGCGACCCGCGGGTGTCGTGGGACCGCGTGCCGGGGCTCGTGCTCACGCAGCTGGGCTACGCCCTCGTCCTCGCCGCGTTCGTGGTGCCCCTGGTCACGGCCCTCTGGCGCCGGGTCGACCCGCCGCAGACGCGCTACGAGCCGGTCCGCTGA
- a CDS encoding rod shape-determining protein MreC, with protein sequence MRDTRRTRTILGLLLLTSLTLVVLSLRGGGDGARESASGFFGPVENAASAIVRPVRDFLGSIGSLGSKDQQISDLQAQVDSLKSQVNLTEYARKRAQELDDLLRLAGAGQYKTVPAQAIAFGPAQGFAQTITIDVGRLDGIKVDMNVVNGQGLVGRVVSVGPTTSTVALIVDSTSTVGARVESSMQTGFLNGTGETGRLELQLLDPFAPVAVGERLVSSGVKGGGGVYVQGVPLGTITAVSGTPGQLTRIATVVPFVDFTTLDLVGVIVEPPRTDPRDAVLPPKPTTSPTAAPSGTATGTATPGTSASGTPSGSASGSPSPNPSAS encoded by the coding sequence GTGCGGGACACCAGGCGCACGCGGACCATCCTCGGTCTGCTGCTGCTGACGTCCCTCACGCTCGTGGTGCTCAGCCTGCGCGGGGGCGGCGACGGCGCGCGGGAGTCGGCGTCCGGCTTCTTCGGCCCGGTCGAGAACGCCGCGAGCGCCATCGTGCGGCCGGTGCGCGACTTCCTGGGGTCGATCGGCAGCCTGGGGTCCAAGGACCAGCAGATCTCTGACCTTCAGGCTCAGGTCGACAGTCTCAAGAGCCAGGTCAACCTCACCGAGTACGCCCGCAAGCGCGCGCAGGAGCTCGACGACCTGCTGCGCCTGGCCGGCGCCGGCCAGTACAAGACGGTGCCGGCCCAGGCCATCGCCTTCGGGCCGGCGCAGGGCTTCGCCCAGACGATCACCATCGACGTCGGCCGCCTCGACGGCATCAAGGTCGACATGAACGTGGTCAACGGGCAGGGGCTCGTCGGCCGGGTCGTGTCCGTCGGCCCCACCACGAGCACCGTGGCGCTCATCGTCGACAGCACCTCGACGGTGGGCGCCCGGGTCGAGTCCTCGATGCAGACCGGGTTCCTCAACGGCACCGGCGAGACCGGCCGGCTCGAGCTCCAGCTGCTCGACCCGTTCGCGCCGGTCGCGGTGGGGGAGCGGCTGGTGTCCTCCGGCGTCAAGGGCGGCGGGGGCGTGTACGTGCAGGGCGTGCCGCTGGGCACCATCACCGCCGTGTCGGGCACGCCGGGGCAGCTCACCCGCATCGCCACCGTGGTGCCGTTCGTGGACTTCACCACGCTCGACCTCGTGGGCGTCATCGTCGAGCCCCCGCGGACCGACCCGCGCGACGCCGTCCTGCCACCCAAGCCCACCACCTCGCCGACGGCCGCGCCGAGCGGCACCGCGACGGGCACGGCCACGCCGGGCACGAGCGCCTCGGGCACGCCGTCCGGGTCCGCCTCGGGCAGCCCGTCCCCGAACCCCTCGGCGTCCTGA
- a CDS encoding MreB/Mrl family cell shape determining protein, with protein sequence MANNMSFIGRDMAVDLGTANTLVYVRGRGIVLNEPSVVAINNNTGGILAVGAEAKKMIGRTPGNIIAIRPLKDGVIADFDTTERMLRYFIQKVHKRRHLAKPRLVVCVPSGITGVEQRAVKDAGYAAGARKVYIIEEPMAAAIGAGLPVHEPTGNMVVDIGGGTTEVAVISLGGIVTSLSIRVGGDELDSSIINYVKKEYSLMLGERTAEEIKMAIGSAFPSPDEPHAEIRGRDLVTGLPRTVVVTAEEIRRAIDEPVNAIVDAVKTTLDRTPPELSGDIMDRGIVLTGGGALLHGLDERLRHETGMPIVIADDPLDCVALGSGKCVEEFEALQQVLIAEARN encoded by the coding sequence ATGGCCAACAACATGTCGTTCATCGGCCGAGACATGGCCGTCGACCTCGGCACCGCCAACACGCTCGTCTACGTGCGCGGCCGCGGGATCGTGCTGAACGAGCCGAGCGTCGTCGCGATCAACAACAACACGGGCGGGATCCTCGCCGTCGGCGCCGAGGCGAAGAAGATGATCGGCCGCACGCCGGGCAACATCATCGCCATCCGGCCGCTCAAGGACGGCGTCATCGCCGACTTCGACACCACCGAGCGCATGCTGCGCTACTTCATCCAGAAGGTGCACAAGCGCCGCCACCTCGCCAAGCCCCGCCTGGTGGTCTGCGTGCCCTCCGGCATCACCGGCGTCGAGCAGCGCGCGGTGAAGGACGCCGGCTACGCCGCCGGCGCCCGCAAGGTCTACATCATCGAGGAGCCCATGGCCGCCGCGATCGGCGCCGGGCTCCCGGTCCACGAGCCCACCGGCAACATGGTGGTGGACATCGGCGGCGGCACCACCGAGGTCGCCGTGATCTCCCTCGGCGGCATCGTGACCAGCCTGTCGATCCGCGTGGGCGGTGACGAGCTCGACAGCTCGATCATCAACTACGTGAAGAAGGAGTACTCGCTGATGCTCGGCGAGCGCACCGCCGAGGAGATCAAGATGGCCATCGGCTCGGCCTTCCCGAGCCCCGACGAGCCGCACGCCGAGATCCGCGGCCGCGACCTGGTCACCGGCCTGCCGCGCACCGTCGTCGTCACGGCCGAGGAGATCCGCCGCGCCATCGACGAGCCGGTCAACGCGATCGTCGACGCCGTCAAGACCACCCTCGACCGCACCCCGCCGGAGCTCTCCGGCGACATCATGGACCGCGGCATCGTCCTCACCGGCGGCGGCGCCCTGCTGCACGGGCTCGACGAGCGGCTGCGCCACGAGACGGGGATGCCGATCGTCATCGCCGACGACCCGCTCGACTGCGTCGCGCTCGGGTCGGGCAAGTGCGTCGAGGAGTTCGAGGCCCTCCAGCAGGTGCTCATCGCCGAGGCGCGGAACTGA
- a CDS encoding nucleoside-diphosphate kinase yields the protein MSERTLVLVKPDGVSRGLVGEVLGRIERKGFRLVALELRTLDRATAEEHYGEHREKPFFADLVDFITSGPLVAAVIEGRDAIASWRTMMGATDPAKAAPGTIRGDLATVMSENVSHGSDSPESAAREISLFFPGLG from the coding sequence GTGTCCGAGCGCACCCTGGTCCTCGTCAAGCCCGACGGCGTGAGCCGCGGCCTGGTCGGGGAGGTGCTGGGACGCATCGAGCGCAAGGGCTTCCGCCTCGTGGCCCTCGAGCTGCGCACCCTCGACCGGGCGACGGCCGAGGAGCACTACGGCGAGCACCGGGAGAAGCCGTTCTTCGCCGACCTCGTGGACTTCATCACGTCCGGGCCGCTGGTCGCCGCGGTCATCGAGGGCCGGGACGCCATCGCCTCGTGGCGCACGATGATGGGCGCCACGGACCCGGCCAAGGCCGCGCCCGGCACCATCCGCGGCGACCTGGCCACGGTGATGAGCGAGAACGTCTCGCACGGCTCGGACTCCCCGGAGTCGGCCGCGCGCGAGATCTCGCTGTTCTTCCCCGGCCTGGGCTGA
- a CDS encoding DUF4233 domain-containing protein — protein MRVKVLPPAVLALEAVVVALSVPVALTAGGRGAAAGWALGALALLLLLAAGAARRPAGVAIGSVLQLVVILAGLVLPALAVVGLLFLGVWVTALVFGAKADRAAAANRARAAADGAGPSGAGAPGTDG, from the coding sequence CTGAGGGTGAAGGTCCTGCCGCCGGCGGTGCTGGCGCTCGAGGCGGTCGTCGTCGCCCTGTCCGTGCCGGTGGCGCTCACCGCGGGCGGCCGCGGGGCGGCCGCGGGATGGGCGCTCGGCGCCCTCGCCCTGCTGCTCCTGCTCGCCGCGGGAGCAGCCCGCCGGCCCGCCGGCGTGGCGATCGGCTCGGTGCTGCAGCTCGTCGTGATCCTCGCCGGCCTGGTGCTGCCGGCCCTCGCCGTCGTCGGGCTGCTGTTCCTCGGCGTGTGGGTCACCGCGCTGGTCTTCGGCGCGAAGGCCGACCGTGCGGCGGCGGCGAACCGGGCCCGGGCGGCCGCCGACGGGGCGGGGCCGTCGGGCGCGGGGGCACCGGGGACCGACGGCTAG